The Bradyrhizobium sp. WBAH42 genome includes a window with the following:
- a CDS encoding ABC transporter permease: MSSRRIFARPARFAAIAPYVWMVLFFLVPFAFVLKISLSQTAIAQPPYAPVFDVTAGWDALKAAFAALSVDNFKLLGSDDIYVFAYVRSLTVAITATALLLLIGYPIAYGMARLPKRWQAVAMVLVIVPFWTSFLIRIYAWINILQHDGLLNQVLLALHLVSQPVVWLSTDTAMYIGIVYSYLPFMILPLYATLAKMEPALEEAASDLGAPPWQVFWLVTFPLSLPGVGAGVLLCFIPIVGEFVIPDLLAGSNSLMIGQTLWLEFFTNKDWPVASAAAIVLLVVLLLPLLLYERLQKRQLEQGR, translated from the coding sequence ATGAGCTCGCGCCGCATCTTCGCAAGGCCGGCGCGCTTCGCCGCGATCGCGCCCTATGTCTGGATGGTGCTGTTCTTCCTGGTGCCGTTCGCCTTCGTGCTCAAGATCAGCCTGTCGCAGACCGCGATCGCGCAGCCGCCTTACGCGCCGGTGTTCGACGTGACGGCGGGATGGGACGCTCTCAAGGCGGCGTTCGCAGCGCTCTCGGTCGACAATTTCAAGCTGCTCGGCTCCGACGACATCTACGTCTTCGCCTATGTGCGCAGCCTCACCGTCGCCATCACCGCCACCGCGCTGCTGCTCCTGATCGGCTATCCCATCGCCTACGGCATGGCGCGGCTGCCGAAACGCTGGCAGGCGGTGGCGATGGTGCTGGTGATCGTGCCGTTCTGGACCTCGTTCCTGATCCGCATCTACGCCTGGATCAACATCCTCCAGCACGACGGCCTGCTGAACCAGGTCCTGCTCGCGCTGCATCTGGTCAGCCAGCCCGTGGTGTGGCTCTCCACCGACACTGCGATGTATATCGGCATCGTCTATTCCTATCTGCCGTTCATGATCCTGCCGCTCTATGCCACGCTCGCCAAGATGGAGCCGGCGCTGGAGGAGGCGGCCTCCGATCTCGGCGCGCCGCCCTGGCAGGTGTTCTGGCTCGTCACCTTCCCGCTGTCGCTGCCCGGCGTCGGTGCCGGCGTGCTCTTGTGCTTCATCCCGATCGTCGGCGAGTTCGTGATTCCCGATCTTCTGGCCGGATCCAATTCGCTGATGATCGGCCAAACCCTGTGGCTCGAATTCTTCACCAACAAGGACTGGCCGGTCGCCTCCGCTGCTGCGATCGTGCTGCTGGTCGTGCTGCTGCTGCCGCTTTTGCTGTACGAGCGGCTGCAGAAGCGGCAGCTGGAACAGGGGCGTTGA
- a CDS encoding ABC transporter permease, with product MRKVARLSRFNIASLALGLAFLYLPILILVLYSFNASRLVTVWGGWSLRWYHEFFNDRAMIEAAWMSLRVAVASATVATLLGTLAAVALSRGERFRGRTLFSGMLYAPLVMPEVITGLSLLLLFVALNAERGFWTVTIAHTTLTMCFVAVVVQSRLGSLDRSLEEAAMDLGCDPVRAFVAVTLPLIAPAIVAGWMLAFTLSLDDLVIASFTTGPGSATLPIRIYAEVRLGVKPEINAICTLVIALIAVVIVIASLASKLSSSQGESAAPL from the coding sequence ATGCGCAAGGTCGCCCGCCTGTCCCGCTTCAACATCGCCTCGCTGGCACTCGGGCTGGCCTTCCTCTATCTGCCGATCCTCATCCTCGTTCTCTACTCCTTCAACGCCTCGCGCCTGGTGACGGTGTGGGGCGGCTGGTCGCTGCGCTGGTATCACGAGTTCTTCAACGACCGCGCCATGATCGAGGCGGCCTGGATGAGCCTGCGGGTTGCGGTCGCCTCCGCGACCGTCGCGACACTGCTCGGCACGCTGGCGGCGGTGGCGCTGTCGCGCGGCGAGAGGTTCCGCGGCCGCACCCTGTTCTCCGGCATGCTCTATGCCCCGCTGGTGATGCCGGAAGTGATCACCGGATTGTCGCTGCTCTTGCTGTTCGTCGCGCTGAACGCGGAGCGCGGCTTCTGGACGGTGACGATCGCCCATACCACGCTGACCATGTGCTTCGTCGCGGTGGTCGTGCAGTCGCGCCTCGGATCGCTCGATCGCTCGCTGGAGGAGGCGGCGATGGATCTCGGCTGCGACCCGGTGCGCGCGTTCGTCGCCGTGACACTGCCGCTGATCGCGCCGGCGATCGTCGCCGGCTGGATGCTGGCGTTCACGCTGTCGCTCGACGACCTCGTGATCGCGAGCTTCACCACCGGCCCGGGCTCGGCGACGCTGCCGATCCGCATCTATGCGGAGGTGCGGCTCGGCGTGAAGCCCGAGATCAACGCGATCTGCACGCTGGTGATCGCCCTGATCGCGGTCGTCATCGTCATCGCCTCGCTCGCTTCGAAGCTGTCGAGCTCGCAGGGCGAGAGCGCGGCGCCGCTGTAG
- a CDS encoding carbohydrate ABC transporter permease, which yields MKLPSLRDVATEARLLLIGIPVFLWTMIPIYHMFLFAISPKEDAFSGKLWPDHPTLHNFEIVFKQQHYFLRDFYVQFWNSTLIAASVGALTLVIATAAAFSISRLKVPGGRAVLNLALFTYFIPAAFLAVPMYRTMGNYGLLNNHWSLILAMVTIASPYAIWVLKQASDKLPVELDEAAVMDGATTLQIFRLVYVPLMMPSLVAIGTYAVLLAWNEYLYAFLLLSNDREITLPVALGNFLAADDSPWELLMTTGFIYALPPAAVYYAFRRYMVGGLTAGAVKS from the coding sequence ATGAAGCTCCCCTCTCTCCGTGACGTCGCGACGGAAGCGCGGCTGCTGCTGATCGGCATTCCCGTTTTCCTGTGGACGATGATCCCGATCTACCACATGTTCCTGTTCGCGATCTCCCCGAAGGAGGACGCGTTCTCGGGCAAGCTGTGGCCGGACCATCCGACGCTGCACAACTTCGAGATCGTGTTCAAGCAGCAGCATTATTTCCTGCGCGACTTCTACGTCCAGTTCTGGAATTCGACGCTGATCGCGGCTTCCGTCGGCGCGCTGACGCTGGTCATCGCGACCGCAGCCGCGTTCTCGATCTCGCGGCTGAAGGTGCCGGGCGGACGCGCGGTGCTGAACCTCGCGCTCTTCACCTATTTCATTCCGGCGGCGTTCCTCGCGGTGCCCATGTATCGCACCATGGGCAATTACGGTCTGCTCAACAATCACTGGTCGCTGATCCTGGCCATGGTGACGATCGCGAGCCCCTACGCCATCTGGGTGCTCAAGCAGGCCTCCGACAAGCTGCCGGTCGAGCTGGACGAGGCCGCGGTGATGGACGGCGCCACCACCCTGCAGATCTTCCGCCTGGTCTACGTGCCGCTGATGATGCCCTCGCTGGTCGCGATCGGCACCTATGCGGTGCTGCTGGCCTGGAACGAATATCTCTACGCGTTCCTGCTGCTGTCGAACGACCGCGAGATCACCCTCCCCGTCGCGCTCGGCAACTTCCTCGCCGCCGACGACTCGCCGTGGGAGCTGCTGATGACCACCGGCTTCATCTACGCGCTGCCGCCGGCCGCGGTCTATTACGCCTTCCGCCGCTACATGGTGGGCGGGCTCACGGCGGGCGCGGTGAAGTCCTGA
- a CDS encoding carbohydrate ABC transporter permease, whose translation MAITLSGDQAIPGPPLSSRLTPAQVWGIILLAPYLLVFLAFVVYPVCYGLWLARAPSNYVALYNDPIFARAAINTLIFLVIGINIKMLIALFLSGFFAQQRPWIRWLSVIFILPWAVPSIPTILSVRFMLNPEWGVINHLIFSFTGDDGPNWLNDPTVALSMAIGVHIWKSLPFWTLILITGRLAIPHDLFEAAEVDGASWWQKFRYITWPSMQTLYVTCTLLSMIWTLGDFNSVYLLTGGGPADLTHVLATLGIRYLRLDQLSLAMASIVCAMPFVLPLVYFMMKRLSR comes from the coding sequence ATGGCGATCACGCTCTCTGGCGATCAGGCAATCCCCGGCCCGCCCCTGTCGTCGCGGCTGACCCCGGCGCAGGTCTGGGGCATCATCCTGCTCGCGCCCTATCTGCTCGTCTTCCTTGCCTTCGTCGTCTATCCCGTTTGCTATGGGCTCTGGCTGGCGCGGGCGCCGTCGAATTACGTGGCGCTGTACAACGACCCGATCTTCGCGCGCGCCGCGATCAACACGCTGATCTTCCTGGTCATCGGCATCAACATCAAGATGCTGATCGCGTTGTTCCTGTCCGGCTTCTTCGCGCAGCAGCGCCCCTGGATCAGATGGCTTTCGGTGATCTTCATCCTGCCCTGGGCGGTGCCGTCGATCCCGACCATCCTGTCGGTGCGCTTCATGCTCAATCCCGAATGGGGCGTGATCAATCACCTAATCTTCTCTTTCACCGGCGACGACGGTCCGAACTGGCTGAACGACCCGACCGTGGCGCTCAGCATGGCGATCGGCGTTCACATCTGGAAGTCGCTGCCGTTCTGGACCCTGATCCTGATCACCGGCCGTCTCGCGATCCCGCACGATCTGTTCGAGGCCGCGGAGGTCGACGGCGCGAGCTGGTGGCAGAAATTCCGCTACATCACTTGGCCGTCGATGCAGACGCTGTACGTCACCTGCACGCTGCTCTCGATGATCTGGACGCTGGGCGACTTCAACAGCGTCTACCTGCTCACCGGCGGTGGACCTGCCGACCTCACGCACGTGCTGGCGACGCTCGGTATCCGCTATCTCCGGCTCGACCAGCTCTCGCTCGCGATGGCATCCATCGTCTGCGCGATGCCGTTCGTCCTGCCGCTCGTTTACTTCATGATGAAACGGTTGTCGCGATGA
- a CDS encoding ABC transporter substrate-binding protein has translation MKSKVIRAVSLAVAAAGLFAATAPAFAQQKTITVWWVKGFYKSEDEALAETIKKFEAKTGIKVELSQYAIQDMIPKTVAALDAGTVPDVAYSDSYDVQVQGKWAYEGKLEDLSGVMEPIKDRFVQNTLDASILYNDVTKKKAYYGFPLKQQSMHVQIWNDLLEKAGFKLSDIPNDWAGYWTFWCDKVQPAIRKATGQRLYAVGQPMGVESTDAFQSFYTFMDAYHVKLVDDDGKLLVDDPAVRENLIKAMKDYTDTYIKGCTPPSSTTWKDPDNNVAFHNKTIVMTHNFTISIAAKWFEDSQNQNLTPEQREAGKKAYEQDIITASFPKAPDGSTIRYRSDVKTGLMFTAAKNKTEGKQFISFLLQEENIRPYIEGALGRWFPVTKESQESPFWQADKHRKAVYAQFKGGTAAFDFTKNWKFTILNNENVWAKAMNRVVSEKVPVDKAVDELIARIKQVAG, from the coding sequence GTGAAATCCAAGGTTATTCGCGCAGTTTCATTGGCGGTCGCTGCGGCTGGGCTATTTGCCGCCACCGCACCCGCCTTTGCGCAGCAAAAGACGATTACGGTTTGGTGGGTCAAGGGCTTTTACAAGTCCGAGGACGAAGCGCTCGCCGAGACGATCAAGAAGTTTGAAGCCAAGACCGGCATCAAGGTCGAATTGTCGCAGTACGCGATCCAGGACATGATCCCGAAGACCGTCGCGGCGCTCGATGCAGGCACCGTGCCCGACGTCGCCTATTCCGACAGCTACGACGTGCAGGTACAGGGCAAGTGGGCCTATGAGGGCAAGCTCGAGGACCTCTCCGGCGTCATGGAGCCGATCAAGGATCGGTTCGTGCAGAACACGCTCGACGCCTCGATTCTCTACAACGACGTCACCAAGAAGAAGGCCTATTACGGCTTTCCGCTGAAGCAGCAGAGCATGCACGTTCAGATCTGGAACGACCTGCTGGAGAAGGCCGGCTTCAAGCTGAGCGACATTCCGAACGATTGGGCGGGCTACTGGACCTTCTGGTGCGACAAGGTGCAGCCGGCGATCCGCAAGGCGACCGGCCAGCGCCTCTACGCCGTCGGCCAGCCGATGGGCGTGGAATCCACCGACGCCTTCCAGTCGTTCTACACCTTCATGGACGCCTATCACGTCAAGCTGGTCGACGACGACGGCAAGCTGCTGGTCGACGATCCCGCGGTTCGCGAGAACCTGATCAAGGCGATGAAGGACTACACCGACACCTACATCAAGGGCTGCACCCCGCCGTCCTCGACCACCTGGAAGGATCCCGACAATAACGTCGCGTTCCACAACAAGACCATCGTGATGACCCATAACTTCACGATCTCGATCGCGGCGAAATGGTTCGAGGATTCCCAGAACCAGAACCTCACGCCGGAACAGCGCGAGGCCGGCAAGAAGGCCTATGAACAGGACATCATCACGGCCTCGTTCCCGAAGGCGCCTGACGGTTCGACCATCCGCTACCGCTCCGACGTCAAGACCGGACTGATGTTCACCGCGGCCAAGAACAAGACCGAGGGCAAGCAGTTCATCAGCTTCCTGCTGCAGGAAGAGAACATCCGCCCCTACATCGAGGGCGCGCTCGGCCGCTGGTTCCCGGTGACGAAGGAAAGCCAGGAAAGCCCGTTCTGGCAGGCTGACAAGCACCGCAAGGCCGTCTACGCCCAGTTCAAGGGCGGCACCGCAGCGTTCGACTTCACCAAGAACTGGAAGTTCACGATTCTCAACAACGAGAACGTGTGGGCGAAGGCGATGAACCGCGTCGTCAGCGAGAAGGTTCCGGTCGACAAGGCCGTGGACGAGCTGATCGCCCGGATCAAGCAGGTCGCGGGCTAA
- a CDS encoding LysR substrate-binding domain-containing protein translates to MRHDLTRPIGSSRSSSSPAPGALQRSSARPRSRACCPGRATSPAPCSRGEVDFGINFIGASHAEIEFEKLVEDPFVLACRHDHSLASRKQVSWPEIVPHRVITVGRNSGNRALIDNALARHGLQLNWSYEVAHLSGSLGLVEAGLGIAVLPKLATPAAGHPIIQTIRLIEPEVSRTIGIVRRRGATLSPHASQFLKMLLEAWRSPARTSGQGKPRARSADTSPTAASAGIKGKR, encoded by the coding sequence ATCCGGCACGACCTCACGCGGCCGATTGGGTCGTCGAGATCCAGCTCTTCTCCCGCACCAGGGGCGCTGCAGCGATCGTCGGCGCGGCCGCGGTCGCGGGCGTGCTGCCCTGGCCGAGCTACCTCGCCTGCTCCGTGTTCGCGCGGCGAGGTCGATTTCGGCATCAATTTCATCGGGGCTTCGCATGCCGAGATCGAGTTCGAGAAACTGGTGGAGGACCCTTTCGTCCTCGCCTGCCGTCACGACCATTCGCTAGCGTCGCGCAAGCAGGTCAGCTGGCCGGAGATCGTGCCGCACCGGGTCATCACCGTCGGCCGCAACAGCGGCAATCGTGCGCTGATCGACAATGCGCTGGCGCGGCACGGCTTGCAGCTGAACTGGTCCTATGAAGTGGCTCACCTCTCCGGTTCGCTTGGCCTGGTCGAAGCGGGTCTTGGCATCGCCGTGCTACCGAAGCTCGCGACGCCCGCGGCCGGCCATCCGATCATTCAGACCATTCGCCTGATCGAGCCGGAAGTGTCGCGCACGATCGGCATCGTGCGCAGGCGCGGAGCGACTCTGTCCCCTCATGCCAGCCAGTTTCTCAAGATGTTGCTCGAGGCATGGCGCTCTCCTGCTCGCACGAGCGGGCAAGGCAAGCCGCGCGCGCGATCGGCTGACACGAGCCCGACTGCCGCTTCCGCCGGCATCAAGGGGAAGCGCTGA
- a CDS encoding AsmA family protein has product MAQGMKRLGTPIAALLGIALIALIATSWLINRDALRKAVEAQIRDVTGLELNVAGSIDISVLPASYISFRDVGLKGGGTSAPALQVDVLTANLRLLPLLLQRFEIADLTLLRPRIHVSLQPDGESNWTPFIQTIARTMKPGAENQVSFSEIRIQDGVLDYEDVATHATEKLEDIDLSLAWPSISRSFAATGQFDWRGERVDGSISFSDFVAALSGDRSGLKARIASAPLKLAFDGSVANRTSPMMEGTLTVDSPSLRNALRWTGQPQPGSGGFGRFVLKARANVVGASIALTNVNVELDGNAAEGVMTYANNGRQTLQATLAADALDFTPYISTFRLLASGARDWNRQLFDLNGLSTTDLDMRLSAAKLTVGPTKLGRTAIGANVRNGTLALSVGEAQVYGGIAKGSFGIARSDTVADIKAQFQFTDVDLQACANELFGLNKLSGRGNINVSLFASGSSPFGLVQSLDGSATVTGHNGAISGFNAEQLLKRLERRPLSGGGNFRNGSTPYDNLTISVKFSDGIATAEDIRIEGPAAKITLTGTASVPAREYDMKGVASLNTASGFQLPFMVQGPWDDPLIFPDPESLIRQSPAASPFLDLLKQRITGGGKRPDGSPTAENAKENAKENAKSN; this is encoded by the coding sequence ATGGCCCAAGGAATGAAGCGCCTCGGGACGCCGATCGCGGCGCTGCTCGGCATCGCGCTGATCGCCCTGATCGCGACCTCCTGGCTCATCAACCGCGACGCGCTGCGCAAGGCGGTCGAGGCGCAGATCCGCGACGTCACCGGTCTCGAGCTCAATGTCGCCGGCAGCATCGACATCTCGGTGCTTCCGGCGAGCTACATCTCCTTCCGCGACGTCGGCCTCAAGGGCGGCGGCACCAGCGCTCCCGCGCTCCAGGTCGACGTGCTCACCGCGAATTTGCGGCTGCTGCCGCTCTTGCTGCAACGTTTCGAGATCGCCGACCTGACCCTGCTGCGGCCGCGTATCCACGTCAGCCTGCAGCCGGACGGCGAGAGCAACTGGACGCCCTTCATCCAGACCATCGCGCGCACCATGAAGCCCGGAGCCGAGAACCAGGTCTCGTTCTCCGAAATCCGGATCCAGGACGGCGTGCTCGATTACGAGGACGTTGCCACGCATGCCACCGAGAAGCTCGAGGACATCGACCTGTCGCTGGCCTGGCCTTCGATCTCGCGCTCCTTTGCCGCGACCGGACAGTTCGACTGGCGCGGCGAGCGCGTCGACGGCTCGATCAGCTTTTCCGACTTCGTCGCCGCCCTCTCCGGGGACCGCTCCGGCCTGAAGGCGCGCATCGCCAGCGCGCCGCTCAAGCTCGCCTTCGACGGCAGCGTCGCCAACCGCACCAGCCCGATGATGGAGGGCACGCTCACCGTGGACAGCCCGTCCTTGCGCAACGCGCTGCGCTGGACCGGACAGCCGCAGCCCGGCAGCGGCGGCTTCGGCCGCTTCGTGCTGAAGGCGCGCGCCAACGTCGTCGGCGCCTCGATCGCGCTCACCAATGTCAATGTCGAGCTCGACGGCAATGCCGCCGAGGGCGTCATGACCTACGCCAATAACGGCCGGCAGACGCTGCAGGCGACGCTCGCCGCCGACGCGCTCGACTTCACGCCTTATATCTCGACGTTCCGCCTGCTCGCGAGCGGCGCGCGCGACTGGAACAGGCAACTGTTCGATCTCAACGGGTTGTCGACCACCGACCTCGACATGCGCCTGTCGGCGGCAAAGCTGACGGTCGGGCCGACCAAGCTCGGCCGCACCGCGATCGGCGCCAATGTGCGCAATGGCACGCTGGCGCTCTCGGTCGGCGAGGCGCAGGTCTATGGCGGGATCGCAAAGGGATCGTTCGGCATCGCGCGGTCCGATACGGTCGCCGACATCAAGGCGCAATTCCAGTTCACCGACGTCGATCTGCAGGCCTGCGCCAACGAGCTGTTCGGCCTCAACAAGCTGTCCGGCCGCGGCAACATCAACGTCTCGCTCTTCGCCTCGGGCTCGAGCCCGTTCGGCCTCGTGCAGTCCCTCGACGGCAGCGCCACCGTGACCGGGCACAACGGCGCGATCTCGGGCTTCAATGCCGAGCAGCTGCTGAAGCGGCTGGAGCGACGGCCGCTGTCGGGTGGCGGCAATTTCCGCAACGGCTCGACGCCATACGACAATCTCACCATCTCAGTGAAATTCTCCGACGGCATCGCCACCGCCGAGGACATCCGCATCGAGGGTCCGGCGGCCAAGATCACGCTGACCGGCACCGCCTCGGTGCCGGCGCGCGAATACGACATGAAGGGTGTGGCGAGCCTCAACACGGCGTCCGGCTTTCAATTGCCCTTCATGGTGCAGGGCCCCTGGGACGACCCGCTGATCTTTCCCGATCCCGAAAGCCTGATCCGGCAGTCGCCTGCAGCGTCTCCCTTCCTCGATCTCCTCAAGCAGCGCATCACCGGGGGCGGAAAACGTCCCGACGGATCGCCGACGGCGGAGAATGCCAAGGAAAACGCCAAAGAAAACGCCAAGTCCAACTGA
- a CDS encoding CoA transferase subunit A yields MNKVYPDAKSALSGILKDNMMIMSGGFGLCGIAEELSDAIRDSGVKGLTVVSNNAGVDGIGLSRLLETRQIKKMISSYVGENKLFAQQYLAGELELEFNPQGTLAERIRAGGAGIPAFYTKTGVGTLIAEGKEVKEFDGEKYLMERGLFADLAIVHAWKGDTAGNLIYRKTARNFNPMMATAAKITVAEVEHLIPAGELNPDHIHTPGIFVKRIVEVGTAKKRIEFRNTRPRTAA; encoded by the coding sequence ATGAACAAGGTCTATCCCGACGCCAAGTCGGCGCTGTCAGGCATTCTCAAGGACAACATGATGATCATGTCGGGCGGCTTCGGCCTCTGCGGCATCGCCGAGGAGCTGTCGGACGCGATCCGGGACTCCGGCGTCAAGGGCCTGACCGTGGTCTCCAACAATGCCGGCGTCGACGGGATCGGCCTCAGCCGCCTGCTCGAAACCCGCCAGATCAAGAAGATGATCTCGTCCTATGTCGGCGAGAACAAGCTGTTCGCCCAGCAATACCTCGCCGGCGAGCTGGAACTCGAATTCAATCCGCAGGGCACGCTGGCCGAGCGCATCCGCGCTGGTGGCGCCGGCATCCCGGCCTTCTACACCAAGACCGGCGTCGGCACCCTGATCGCCGAAGGCAAGGAAGTGAAGGAATTCGATGGCGAGAAGTATCTGATGGAGCGCGGCCTGTTCGCCGACCTCGCCATCGTGCATGCCTGGAAGGGCGACACCGCCGGCAACCTGATCTACCGCAAGACCGCGCGCAACTTTAACCCGATGATGGCGACCGCCGCGAAGATCACGGTGGCCGAGGTCGAGCACCTGATTCCCGCCGGTGAACTCAATCCCGACCACATCCACACGCCCGGTATCTTCGTGAAGCGCATCGTCGAGGTCGGCACGGCCAAGAAGCGCATCGAATTCCGCAACACCCGCCCGCGTACCGCCGCCTAA